The following are from one region of the Lacinutrix sp. Bg11-31 genome:
- a CDS encoding IS3 family transposase encodes MKAKEKSKGFASLTTITHCFGLKRDAYYKHKNRADKRLKLEQQIINIVRKRRKSLPREGVRKLVKSLNVDFNKANIKVGRDTLFNILRRHQMLTLRRKTSAITTNSYHRFYKYKNIIKDLEVTRSNQVWVSDITYIRTVKGFCYLALITDMHSRKIVGYDLSDSLELKGCVRALNKAIYQAKDIKQLIHHSDRGIQYCSNVYTQILRRKKIDISMTEENHCYENAMAERVNGILKDEFYLDQTFDSVDHAKRAAKNAINLYNEIRLHLSLDYKTPNMVYKLSA; translated from the coding sequence ATCAAAGCTAAAGAGAAGTCTAAGGGATTTGCTTCTTTAACGACTATAACCCATTGTTTTGGGCTTAAACGTGATGCTTATTATAAGCATAAAAATAGAGCTGATAAGCGTTTAAAACTAGAACAACAGATTATTAATATAGTCAGAAAAAGACGCAAATCTCTTCCTAGAGAAGGCGTAAGAAAACTTGTAAAATCATTAAATGTAGATTTTAATAAAGCCAATATTAAAGTTGGTAGAGACACACTATTTAATATTCTCAGAAGACACCAAATGCTAACACTTAGAAGGAAAACCAGTGCTATAACCACTAACTCTTATCATCGTTTTTATAAATATAAGAACATTATAAAAGACCTAGAAGTTACAAGGTCCAACCAAGTTTGGGTGAGTGATATAACTTACATTAGAACCGTAAAAGGCTTTTGTTACTTGGCGTTAATAACTGATATGCATTCCAGGAAAATAGTTGGATATGATCTTAGTGACAGCCTAGAACTAAAAGGTTGTGTAAGAGCGCTTAATAAGGCAATCTATCAAGCTAAAGACATTAAACAACTTATTCATCATTCAGATAGAGGAATACAGTACTGTAGCAATGTATACACACAAATACTTAGAAGAAAAAAAATAGATATTAGTATGACTGAAGAAAATCATTGTTACGAAAATGCAATGGCAGAACGTGTAAATGGTATTTTAAAAGATGAATTTTATCTAGACCAAACCTTTGATAGCGTAGATCACGCAAAACGTGCTGCAAAAAATGCAATTAATTTATACAACGAAATAAGATTACACTTATCTTTAGATTATAAAACACCTAATATGGTATATAAATTATCAGCTTAA
- the rsgA gene encoding ribosome small subunit-dependent GTPase A, whose translation MTGLVYKSTGSWYTVKNELGTTYECRIKGKFRLQGIKSTNPIAVGDYVDFELDTKSDQETGVINKIHDRENYVVRKSVNLSKQTHIIASNIDQVFLLITIDNPPTFTSFIDRFLVTAEAYSIKTVLVFNKIDTYTEDTILEVSYLEHIYGNIGYESVRVSAKTGENIDKIKALMEGKVSVFTGHSGVGKSTLVNTIEPTLDLKTKSISTQHSQGQHTTTFAEMFDLSFDAKIIDTPGIKGFGVVDMEKEEISGYFPEFFKLSQDCKFNNCMHIEEPKCAVKEALERDEIAASRYRSYVQIIEGDDQHYRTDIWDKE comes from the coding sequence ATGACAGGACTAGTATATAAATCTACAGGAAGTTGGTACACAGTTAAAAACGAACTTGGTACTACTTACGAGTGTAGAATAAAAGGTAAATTTCGTTTACAAGGCATAAAGAGTACCAACCCAATTGCGGTTGGTGACTATGTGGATTTTGAGCTAGATACCAAAAGTGATCAAGAAACAGGTGTAATTAACAAGATCCATGATCGCGAAAATTACGTTGTTAGAAAATCTGTAAACCTATCTAAGCAAACACATATTATTGCTTCAAATATAGATCAGGTTTTTCTTTTAATAACTATAGACAATCCACCAACATTTACTAGTTTTATAGACCGTTTTTTAGTGACAGCAGAAGCTTATTCTATTAAAACAGTATTGGTTTTTAATAAAATAGATACCTACACCGAAGACACTATTTTAGAGGTTAGTTACTTAGAACATATCTATGGAAATATAGGTTACGAAAGTGTTAGAGTTTCGGCTAAAACCGGAGAAAATATAGATAAAATTAAAGCGTTGATGGAAGGTAAAGTTAGTGTCTTTACTGGTCATTCGGGAGTTGGTAAATCTACTTTAGTAAATACTATTGAGCCAACTTTAGATTTAAAAACGAAGTCTATTTCTACACAGCATTCTCAAGGACAGCACACAACAACTTTTGCAGAGATGTTTGATTTAAGTTTCGATGCGAAAATTATAGATACACCTGGAATTAAAGGTTTTGGAGTTGTAGATATGGAAAAGGAAGAAATAAGTGGTTATTTTCCTGAGTTTTTTAAGTTGAGTCAAGATTGTAAATTCAATAATTGTATGCATATAGAAGAACCTAAATGCGCAGTTAAAGAAGCTTTAGAAAGAGATGAAATTGCTGCTTCTCGTTACAGAAGTTATGTTCAAATAATTGAAGGAGACGATCAACATTACAGAACAGATATTTGGGATAAAGAGTAG
- the gldA gene encoding gliding motility-associated ABC transporter ATP-binding subunit GldA, with amino-acid sequence MSIKVENITKVYGEQKALNNVSFEIKKPEIVGFLGPNGAGKSTMMKILTTFISPTKGEAAVNGYDILSQAKQVQQSVGYLPEHNPLYLEQYVREYLAFNADVYKVSKSRIEDVIELTGLAPEAHKKMSQLSKGYRQRVGLANALLHNPDVLILDEPTTGLDPNQLVEIRNLIKSIGKEKTVFLSTHIMQEVEAMCDRVIIINKGEIVANKKLTELRDGQEQTVIVEFDYRVEDAFLLKLPNAKSVKNTHDFIYEIIFSTKEDMRSHVFDFAHDNELKILQLNQKNASLESMFRELTA; translated from the coding sequence ATGTCTATAAAGGTTGAAAATATAACGAAGGTTTATGGTGAGCAAAAAGCACTTAACAATGTGTCTTTTGAGATTAAAAAGCCAGAAATAGTTGGGTTTCTTGGTCCAAATGGAGCAGGCAAGTCTACAATGATGAAAATATTAACCACTTTTATTAGCCCAACCAAAGGTGAAGCAGCTGTAAATGGATACGATATTTTATCTCAAGCTAAACAAGTGCAACAAAGTGTTGGCTACTTACCAGAGCACAATCCATTATACTTAGAGCAATACGTTCGCGAATACTTAGCCTTTAATGCAGATGTTTATAAGGTTAGTAAATCTAGAATTGAAGACGTTATAGAACTTACAGGTTTAGCTCCTGAGGCTCATAAAAAAATGAGCCAGTTATCTAAAGGTTATAGACAACGTGTTGGTTTAGCAAATGCTTTATTACATAATCCAGATGTTTTAATACTCGATGAACCTACTACTGGTTTAGATCCTAATCAATTAGTAGAGATTAGGAATTTAATAAAATCTATTGGTAAGGAGAAAACTGTTTTTCTATCTACGCACATTATGCAAGAAGTGGAAGCCATGTGTGATCGTGTTATAATAATTAATAAAGGAGAAATTGTTGCCAATAAAAAATTAACCGAGCTTCGCGATGGACAAGAGCAAACCGTTATTGTTGAATTCGATTATAGAGTTGAAGATGCTTTTTTATTAAAGTTACCTAACGCAAAAAGCGTTAAAAATACACACGATTTTATTTACGAAATTATCTTTTCTACAAAAGAAGATATGCGTTCTCATGTTTTTGATTTTGCCCATGATAATGAGTTGAAGATTCTTCAACTAAATCAAAAAAATGCGAGCTTAGAGAGCATGTTTAGAGAACTGACGGCTTAA
- the dtd gene encoding D-aminoacyl-tRNA deacylase, translated as MKIVIQRVSKASVTIESKKVASINHGLLILLGIVTEDTQEDITWLTNKIANLRIFEDEQGVMNKSLIDTNGEAIVVSQFTLQASTKKGNRPSYIKAARPEVAIPLYEAFNATLESVLNKPVQTGDFGADMQVELLNDGPVTIVIDSKNKV; from the coding sequence ATGAAAATAGTAATTCAAAGAGTTAGTAAGGCAAGCGTAACTATAGAAAGCAAAAAAGTAGCTTCAATAAACCATGGGCTTTTAATTTTACTAGGAATTGTTACTGAAGACACACAGGAAGACATTACATGGTTAACAAACAAGATTGCGAACCTTCGCATTTTTGAAGACGAACAAGGTGTAATGAATAAATCTCTTATAGATACCAATGGAGAAGCCATTGTTGTTAGCCAGTTTACACTACAAGCAAGTACAAAAAAAGGAAACAGACCAAGTTATATAAAAGCAGCACGACCAGAAGTTGCTATTCCGTTATACGAAGCATTCAATGCGACATTAGAATCTGTGCTTAATAAACCAGTTCAAACAGGAGATTTTGGAGCAGATATGCAAGTGGAGCTTTTAAACGATGGACCAGTAACAATTGTTATAGATTCTAAAAATAAAGTATAA
- a CDS encoding prephenate dehydratase produces the protein MIKTVAIQGIKGSFHHIVSQDYFGEHTAVNECLSFDETVDALLSGKTEVAIMALENSIAGSIIPNYALIDNYNLHIVGEHYLDIQHNLMALPNQSIEDIKEVYSHPMALLQCKAFFKNYPHIKLVEDKDTADVAKRIQDKKLKGVAAIASRLAASIFELDILAESIQTIKHNETRFAIVKQNNSEINKAEINKASIKFELDHKRGSLAAILNVLSDCKLNLTKIQSLPKIETPWLYAFFVDVTFDDYKDFDKAKAILEIMATHLKVLGEYKNAKK, from the coding sequence TTGATTAAAACAGTAGCTATACAAGGAATTAAAGGATCGTTTCACCACATCGTGTCTCAAGACTATTTTGGTGAACATACAGCTGTAAACGAGTGCTTGTCTTTCGATGAAACTGTAGATGCCTTACTTTCTGGTAAAACCGAAGTAGCAATTATGGCTTTAGAGAACTCTATTGCTGGCTCAATTATACCAAATTATGCGTTGATAGATAATTATAATCTTCATATAGTTGGTGAGCATTATTTAGACATACAGCATAATTTAATGGCATTGCCAAACCAAAGTATCGAGGATATTAAAGAAGTGTATTCGCACCCAATGGCATTATTGCAATGTAAAGCATTCTTTAAAAATTATCCACATATAAAGTTAGTAGAAGATAAAGATACTGCAGATGTTGCAAAACGAATTCAAGACAAAAAACTTAAAGGTGTTGCAGCAATAGCAAGTAGATTGGCTGCTTCAATATTCGAATTAGATATTTTAGCAGAAAGCATCCAAACCATTAAGCACAACGAAACACGTTTTGCAATTGTAAAGCAAAATAATTCTGAAATTAATAAAGCTGAAATTAATAAAGCGTCTATTAAATTCGAGCTCGATCACAAACGCGGAAGTTTAGCTGCAATTCTTAATGTTTTGAGTGACTGTAAACTAAACTTAACCAAAATACAATCCTTACCAAAAATTGAAACACCTTGGTTGTATGCCTTTTTTGTAGATGTTACTTTCGATGATTATAAGGATTTTGATAAAGCTAAAGCAATACTAGAGATTATGGCAACACATTTAAAAGTGTTAGGCGAATATAAAAACGCAAAAAAATAA
- a CDS encoding prephenate dehydrogenase — protein MNNIYIIGVGLIGGSLALDIKKKRPGATIYGIDNSVQHLNEAIELNVIDAKATFEDLDKADLVILSIPVDSAVALLPKVLDKVSDFGLVVDVGSTKLDICKVVENHPKRRNFLAMHPIAGTEFSGPKAAILDLFQHKTNIICEVEKTAFKLQEKALGLFSEIGMRMRYMNPEAHDKHIAYMSHLSHISAFMLGKTVIEKEKNERDIFDMAGSGFESTVRLAKSSPAMWTPIFKQNKANVVETLEDYIANLTQFKNMMENDDFEGVFNEMKDTNYIKQILNGIK, from the coding sequence ATAAATAATATTTACATAATAGGAGTTGGTTTAATAGGCGGAAGTTTAGCTTTAGATATAAAGAAAAAACGACCAGGCGCAACTATTTATGGTATAGATAATAGCGTGCAGCATTTAAACGAAGCTATAGAGTTAAATGTTATAGATGCGAAAGCAACTTTTGAAGATTTGGATAAAGCAGACTTAGTAATATTATCTATTCCAGTAGATTCTGCTGTAGCGTTATTGCCAAAAGTTTTAGATAAAGTATCAGATTTTGGGTTAGTTGTAGATGTTGGTTCTACCAAATTAGACATTTGTAAAGTTGTAGAAAACCATCCAAAACGAAGAAATTTCTTAGCCATGCATCCTATAGCTGGAACAGAGTTTTCTGGACCAAAAGCAGCTATTTTAGATTTGTTTCAGCATAAAACAAATATTATTTGCGAAGTAGAAAAAACAGCTTTTAAGCTTCAAGAAAAAGCATTAGGTCTGTTTTCGGAAATAGGAATGAGAATGCGTTACATGAACCCAGAAGCACACGATAAACATATTGCATACATGTCGCATTTATCGCACATTAGTGCATTTATGTTGGGTAAAACAGTAATAGAAAAAGAAAAGAACGAACGCGATATTTTCGATATGGCAGGTTCTGGTTTCGAAAGCACAGTAAGATTGGCAAAAAGTTCTCCAGCAATGTGGACGCCAATTTTTAAACAGAATAAAGCTAATGTTGTAGAGACTTTAGAAGATTACATCGCGAATTTAACGCAGTTTAAAAACATGATGGAAAACGATGATTTTGAAGGTGTTTTTAACGAAATGAAAGACACAAATTATATTAAACAAATATTAAACGGAATAAAATAA
- a CDS encoding DUF3857 domain-containing protein has translation MNIKPNLLITCYLFLFSVLSLNAQDESLLNSNTIPISLKTNANAIVRLDYTQIEISSIKKYRYSKKRIVTIINEEGNKKIDASVGYDSGISIHKLQAIIYDAFGNQVKKIRKSDFKDVSAVSNFSLYEDSRVKYMQYTPTNYPYTVVFEYEFSTNNTAYIPSWKPLEGYSVSTEKNQFDVIYDVSVGINTLEKNFEGYTIVNKSKEGFVSYTASNLSALKYEAISPLLKNITPQVLITPVNFHYEGYTGKTDDWKNLGKWMHDEMLQNRTELPVKTKETIIKLVEGIEDPIEKAKLVYKYVQDNTRYISVQEGIGGIQPIAAAQVDEVKYGDCKGLTNYTKALLDVVDVKSNYTRVYASSKNQVDINKDFVTFLGQTNHVILNIPTPQGNVWLECTSQTSPFNYNGGFTDDRDVFVISPEGGEIVHTKIYTAQENTKETKAKVQLEATGNIKAQVEIISQGVRYDNHYYIENELEKDQKLYYKEYFNTINNLEINAINFDNNKDEIVFTEKLDVKITRYASKAGERILLKPNIFNVEEYVPPRYKKRNLPFQINRGKVTINTFEITIPETLQVEALQDAVTITNKFGEYHFSITEKDKKTLVFQRKLKLKKGQYNKEDYKEFRDFLLQIVKHDKSKIVLKNKK, from the coding sequence ATGAATATTAAACCAAACCTACTTATTACTTGTTACTTATTTCTTTTTTCTGTTTTATCTCTAAATGCTCAAGATGAAAGCTTATTAAACTCTAATACAATTCCTATTTCATTAAAAACAAATGCAAATGCTATAGTGCGTTTAGATTATACGCAAATAGAAATAAGCTCTATTAAAAAATATAGGTATAGTAAAAAAAGAATTGTTACTATAATTAATGAAGAAGGAAACAAAAAAATAGATGCAAGTGTTGGTTATGATAGTGGTATTTCTATCCATAAACTACAAGCAATTATTTATGATGCTTTTGGAAACCAGGTAAAGAAAATTCGTAAATCGGATTTTAAAGATGTTTCTGCAGTCAGTAATTTTTCGTTGTATGAGGACAGTAGAGTTAAATACATGCAATATACTCCAACAAACTATCCTTATACAGTAGTTTTTGAATATGAGTTCTCTACAAATAATACAGCATATATTCCGTCTTGGAAACCTCTTGAAGGCTATTCTGTAAGTACAGAAAAGAATCAGTTTGATGTTATTTATGATGTGTCTGTAGGGATTAATACACTAGAAAAAAACTTTGAAGGCTACACTATTGTAAATAAAAGCAAAGAAGGATTTGTAAGTTATACCGCAAGTAATTTGAGTGCTCTTAAATATGAAGCAATAAGTCCATTACTTAAAAACATAACACCGCAAGTGCTTATAACACCAGTTAATTTTCATTACGAAGGTTATACAGGGAAAACAGATGATTGGAAAAATTTAGGAAAATGGATGCATGACGAAATGCTACAAAATAGAACAGAACTTCCTGTTAAAACTAAAGAAACAATAATAAAACTTGTAGAAGGAATAGAGGATCCTATTGAAAAAGCGAAACTAGTCTATAAATATGTACAAGACAATACAAGGTACATAAGTGTACAAGAAGGCATTGGTGGTATACAGCCAATAGCAGCAGCGCAAGTAGATGAGGTAAAATATGGAGACTGTAAAGGGTTAACAAATTACACTAAAGCTTTATTAGACGTGGTAGATGTAAAATCTAATTATACTAGAGTCTATGCATCATCAAAAAATCAAGTAGACATAAATAAAGATTTTGTTACTTTTTTAGGACAAACCAATCATGTTATTTTAAATATACCAACACCACAAGGAAATGTTTGGTTAGAATGTACAAGTCAAACTTCACCATTTAATTATAATGGAGGTTTTACCGATGATAGAGATGTTTTTGTAATATCTCCAGAAGGAGGCGAAATTGTACACACTAAAATTTATACAGCTCAAGAAAATACTAAAGAAACAAAAGCAAAAGTACAATTAGAGGCAACAGGGAATATTAAAGCGCAAGTGGAAATTATTTCACAAGGAGTGAGATATGATAACCATTATTATATTGAAAACGAATTAGAAAAAGATCAAAAATTATATTACAAAGAATATTTTAATACTATTAATAACCTAGAAATTAATGCTATTAATTTTGATAACAATAAAGATGAAATAGTATTTACTGAAAAATTAGACGTTAAAATAACAAGATATGCCTCTAAAGCAGGAGAAAGAATATTGTTAAAACCAAATATTTTTAATGTAGAAGAATATGTTCCTCCACGTTATAAAAAAAGAAATTTACCTTTTCAAATTAATAGAGGTAAAGTAACTATAAATACGTTTGAGATAACAATTCCAGAAACCTTACAAGTAGAAGCGCTACAAGATGCTGTTACAATAACTAATAAGTTTGGTGAGTATCATTTTTCAATCACGGAAAAAGATAAAAAGACGTTAGTGTTTCAAAGAAAACTAAAATTAAAAAAAGGACAGTATAACAAAGAAGATTATAAAGAGTTTAGGGATTTTTTATTGCAAATAGTTAAGCATGATAAATCTAAAATAGTATTAAAAAATAAAAAATGA
- a CDS encoding transposase — translation MYRNDKVIRCYSEPFKLKILAELTIGKHTKSELCKLYSIAPTTVNVWIKKYNRKDLMNTRVKVETKDEISRIKALQKEIEQLKKLILKKDLDAMVEESYLEVAAEDLGYKSIAELKKKLSIKP, via the coding sequence ATGTATAGAAATGACAAAGTAATTAGATGTTACAGCGAACCTTTTAAATTAAAAATTTTAGCCGAGCTTACTATCGGAAAACACACAAAGAGCGAGCTTTGTAAACTCTACTCTATTGCACCTACAACAGTAAATGTGTGGATCAAAAAATACAATCGTAAAGACTTAATGAACACCAGAGTAAAAGTGGAAACTAAAGACGAAATATCAAGAATTAAAGCACTTCAAAAAGAAATTGAACAGCTCAAGAAACTAATACTAAAAAAGGACCTTGATGCTATGGTAGAAGAATCTTATCTAGAAGTAGCTGCTGAAGATCTTGGTTATAAATCTATTGCTGAACTAAAAAAAAAGCTAAGTATAAAGCCTTAA
- a CDS encoding T9SS type A sorting domain-containing protein translates to MKRILLLFLALSCSVISYSQTETNKESAIIYVLEAVELIALKQKKTICYSKSTCSRTIIGCGFLCRAKGIPIENVSDQKEIDTKLFPNPSANGIFQINFKEKYNKIKVVVNSISGQAIQSKVFQNVLNKVTIDLSQYPSGIFLINIIADGKQLPTKKAIRG, encoded by the coding sequence ATGAAACGAATTTTACTATTATTTTTGGCATTAAGCTGTTCTGTTATTTCTTACAGCCAAACAGAAACTAATAAAGAGTCTGCAATTATTTATGTTTTAGAAGCAGTTGAGTTGATTGCATTAAAACAGAAGAAAACAATTTGTTATTCAAAATCTACTTGTTCTAGAACAATAATAGGATGCGGTTTTTTATGCAGAGCAAAAGGTATTCCAATAGAAAATGTTTCAGACCAAAAAGAAATTGACACAAAATTGTTCCCAAATCCTTCAGCTAATGGGATTTTTCAAATAAATTTTAAAGAAAAATATAATAAAATTAAAGTAGTTGTTAATTCAATTTCGGGACAAGCAATTCAATCTAAAGTATTTCAGAATGTATTAAATAAAGTGACCATAGATTTGTCTCAATATCCTTCAGGAATTTTTTTAATAAACATAATTGCAGATGGAAAACAATTACCGACTAAAAAAGCAATAAGAGGTTAA
- a CDS encoding bifunctional 3-deoxy-7-phosphoheptulonate synthase/chorismate mutase type II, which translates to MENKKEMRNWLTDMALDHPLVIAGPCSAETEEQVLKIAHELKNTDVSYFRAGIWKPRTRPGMFEGVGALGLNWLKKVKEETGMKTCTEVANAAHVKLAIENDVDLLWIGARSTVSPFIMQELADALAGTDKIVLVKNPVNPDLALWLGGIERLYTAGIKNLGAIHRGFSTYEKTKYRNIPEWQIAIEFQNRFPDLPLINDPSHITGKRDMVFDVSQTALDLNFDGLMIETHTDPDNAWSDAAQQVTPTVLVKMMEDLKIRKISDPEAEYNKELTNLRAQIDVVDNQLIDLLGKRMNVADGIGKLKKEKNVAVLQSKRWNEILGKMVLQGDEKGLSEEFILKLFKAVHQESINHQEKVLKG; encoded by the coding sequence ATGGAGAATAAAAAAGAAATGAGAAACTGGTTGACAGACATGGCGTTGGATCATCCATTAGTAATCGCTGGACCTTGTAGTGCAGAGACAGAAGAGCAAGTTTTAAAAATAGCTCACGAGCTTAAAAACACAGATGTTAGTTATTTTAGAGCAGGTATTTGGAAACCACGTACACGTCCAGGAATGTTTGAAGGTGTTGGTGCTTTAGGTTTAAATTGGCTTAAAAAAGTAAAAGAAGAAACAGGAATGAAAACCTGTACAGAAGTTGCAAATGCAGCACACGTAAAGTTAGCAATCGAGAATGATGTAGATTTACTTTGGATTGGTGCACGATCTACAGTAAGCCCATTTATCATGCAAGAATTAGCAGATGCTTTAGCAGGAACAGATAAGATTGTTTTAGTTAAAAATCCAGTAAATCCAGATTTAGCTTTATGGTTAGGTGGAATTGAAAGATTATATACTGCTGGTATTAAAAATTTAGGAGCAATACACAGAGGTTTTTCAACTTACGAGAAAACTAAATATAGAAACATTCCAGAATGGCAAATAGCTATCGAGTTTCAAAACAGATTTCCAGATTTACCATTAATTAACGATCCATCGCATATTACAGGAAAGCGCGATATGGTTTTCGATGTGTCTCAAACGGCTTTAGATCTTAATTTCGATGGATTAATGATAGAAACACATACAGATCCAGATAATGCTTGGAGTGATGCTGCACAGCAAGTAACACCTACTGTATTAGTGAAAATGATGGAGGATTTAAAAATTAGAAAAATTAGCGACCCAGAAGCAGAATACAATAAAGAACTTACTAATTTAAGAGCTCAAATCGATGTTGTCGATAATCAGCTAATAGATTTATTAGGTAAGCGTATGAATGTTGCAGATGGTATTGGTAAACTTAAAAAAGAAAAAAACGTTGCCGTTTTACAAAGCAAACGTTGGAACGAGATTTTAGGTAAAATGGTACTTCAAGGCGACGAAAAAGGATTGAGCGAAGAGTTTATTTTAAAATTATTTAAAGCAGTTCACCAAGAATCTATTAATCATCAAGAAAAGGTTTTAAAAGGATAG
- a CDS encoding pyridoxal phosphate-dependent aminotransferase produces the protein MMEVAKRLHSVEEYYFSKKLKEVNFLISQGKPIINLGIGSPDLQPPGKVISAISDSFKDPRAHKYQSYQGLPELREAIAGFYKTHFQVSVSAATEVLPLMGSKEGIMHISMAFLNEGDAVLIPNPGYPTYTSVTKLLQAEPIFYNLDEANNWCPNIEELEKQDLSKVKIMWLNYPHMPTGAKATKEIFKTLIAFAKKHDILLVNDNPYSFILNKEPLSLLSIEGSKEVCLELNSLSKTFNMAGWRVGMLLGNHELLNAVLKVKSNMDSGMFYGIQKGAVEALNSSKMWFVSLNSIYEKRRKLVWELATKLNCSFDENATGLFVWAKLPPFFKSEEFIDKLLKEHNIFITPGTIFGSQGEGYVRFSLCATIVELEEAIARV, from the coding sequence ATAATGGAAGTTGCAAAAAGATTACATAGCGTTGAAGAGTACTACTTTTCTAAGAAATTAAAGGAAGTTAACTTTCTAATATCCCAAGGCAAGCCTATTATTAATTTAGGTATTGGAAGCCCAGATTTACAACCACCTGGAAAAGTAATTTCTGCAATTTCAGACAGTTTTAAAGACCCAAGAGCTCATAAATACCAAAGCTATCAAGGGTTGCCAGAGTTGCGCGAAGCAATTGCTGGTTTTTATAAAACGCATTTTCAAGTAAGTGTTAGTGCAGCAACAGAAGTGTTACCATTAATGGGAAGCAAGGAAGGTATTATGCATATCTCTATGGCTTTTTTAAACGAAGGCGATGCGGTTTTAATACCAAATCCAGGTTATCCAACATATACTTCGGTTACTAAACTATTACAAGCAGAGCCTATATTTTACAATTTAGACGAAGCCAATAACTGGTGTCCAAATATAGAAGAGCTTGAAAAGCAAGATTTAAGTAAAGTGAAGATTATGTGGTTAAATTATCCACATATGCCAACAGGAGCAAAAGCAACAAAAGAAATATTTAAAACCTTAATTGCATTTGCTAAAAAGCACGATATTTTATTGGTGAATGATAATCCATATAGTTTTATTTTAAATAAAGAACCTCTTAGTCTTTTAAGTATCGAAGGCTCAAAAGAAGTGTGTTTAGAATTAAACTCTTTAAGTAAAACATTTAACATGGCTGGCTGGAGAGTAGGGATGTTACTAGGTAATCACGAGTTGCTAAATGCAGTTTTAAAAGTAAAAAGCAACATGGATTCTGGTATGTTTTATGGTATACAAAAAGGAGCTGTAGAGGCTTTAAACTCATCAAAAATGTGGTTTGTAAGCTTAAACAGTATCTACGAGAAACGTCGTAAACTCGTATGGGAATTAGCGACTAAACTAAATTGTTCTTTCGATGAGAATGCAACAGGATTATTTGTTTGGGCAAAATTGCCACCATTTTTTAAATCAGAAGAATTTATAGACAAGCTATTAAAAGAACATAATATTTTTATAACACCAGGAACCATTTTTGGAAGTCAAGGTGAAGGTTATGTGCGTTTTTCGTTATGCGCAACAATCGTAGAATTAGAAGAAGCAATTGCAAGAGTATGA